The following proteins are co-located in the Pomacea canaliculata isolate SZHN2017 linkage group LG8, ASM307304v1, whole genome shotgun sequence genome:
- the LOC112570623 gene encoding nucleolar and spindle-associated protein 1-like, with the protein MDFDSMKYSDLQKLAKKAGIKANMKVEKLVKALKEYYKDDSHYAPSTETTKLKSVEMTDTSNTCTAAVDDDPLEKTQKQDLNRVKKGRRRGCLYQPMVTELVKETLSTESQLSVSEDTDSCTREGRLPQTSSAPSIESSSITETAAEKKRQRTQQSQKSMLGAGASPLELQTMPPLTLSMTTPHKRQRHSTFDVEKPLLGYSVTPEIKQNLGKQDEVTPSTEAMLKSISGDMGSEERRTKLMDAINKKVEISMGNTAPISHIPRFAAFLAKQKQTKTVTPGNKDWEEVHKKAFAKFDSIDVYLEKRRKRTEELSASVKKARGIMQDVQEKVTKLKNRKTSTIGKPEHQPFKPSILSTKDMNLSFESLSESANKKQSSSKIFHPTVVSTKNMSLNFAALKSPVCRTAVKCTPQSSVHSSGTKMVVSVRKSLNTSVKVTGNTPFCFTGNNNTTTSSLNNTTFTKSASKTFNLQASLARPITWKPHTGKLPSLETGYFSSASNMTQSVKKATNRHAEMYKSRRKPCSDTRRGAIIANRMNERNSTLAKRRGVTS; encoded by the exons ATGGATTTTGATTCCATGAAGTATAGCGATCTACAAAAGCTTGCAAAGAAGGCAGGCATTAAGGCGAATATGAAG GTGGAGAAACTTGTGAAGGCTCTTAAGGAATACTACAAAGATGACAGTCATTATGCACCATCTACAGAAACTACAAAGCTTAAAAGTGTGGAG atgactgacacAAGTAACACCTGTACTGCTGCAGTGGATGATGATCCACTAGAGAAAACTCAGAAACAGGATCTGAATCGAGttaagaaaggaagaaggagaGGCTGTCTGTATCAGCCTATGGTG ACTGAGTTGGTGAAGGAAACACTATCCACTGAAAGTCAACTTTCAGTAAGTGAAGATACTGACAGTTgcacaagagaaggaagattaCCCCAAACTAGTTCGGCACCCAGTATTGAATCTTCATCCATAACAGAGACTGCTGCAGaaaagaagagacagagaacCCAACAGTCTCAGAAGAGCATGCTGGGTGCAG GTGCCTCGCCCTTGGAACTGCAGACCATGCCACCACTAACATTGTCTATGACAACACCTCATAAACGGCAGCGGCATAGTACTTTTGATGTGGAGAAGCCCTTACTTGGGTATAGTGTCACACCTGAGATAAAGCAAAACTTGGGAAAGCAGGATGAGGTGACCCCTAGCACAGAGGCAATGCTGAAGTCAATTTCTGGTGACATGGGAAGTGAGGAGCGTAGAACTAAGTTAATGGATGCCATCAACAAAAAAGTGGAAATAA gcATGGGGAATACAGCACCCATTTCCCACATTCCTCGATTTGCAGCGTTTTTGGCCAAACAGAAGCAAACGAAAACAGTCACACCAG GCAACAAGGACTGGGAGGAAGTTCACAAAAAAGCTTTTGCCAAATTTGATTCCATTGATGTGTATTTGGAGAAGAGACGCAAACGAACTGAAGAGCTGTCAGCATCAGTGAAGAAGGCACGTGGGATCATGCAAGATGTCCAGGAAAAAGTCACAAAActgaagaacagaaaaacttcAACTATT gGTAAACCTGAGCACCAGCCATTCAAGCCATCTATTCTCTCCACCAAAGACATGAACTTGAGCTTTGAAAGTTTATCAGAAAgtgcaaacaagaaacaatctTCAAGCAAGATATTCCATCCTACTGTGGTTTCAACCAAAAACATGAGCCTCAATTTTGCAGCTTTGAAGTCACCAGTCTGCAGAACAGCAGTCAAGTGCACACCTCAATCATCTGTGCATTCATCAGGCACTAAGATGGTAGTCAGTGTCAGAAAGTCCCTGAACACATCTGTTAAAGTGACCGGAA ACACACCTTTCTGTTTCACTGGTAACAACAATACAACTACCAGTAGCCTCAACAACACCACGTTCACCAAATCAGCGTCCAAGACATTCAATCTTCAGGCTAGCCTGGCACGACCCATCACTTGGAAACCACACACTGGCAAACTTCCATCCCTAGAGACTGGCTACTTCAGCAGTGCATCCAATATGACTCAGTCGGTGAAGAAAGCCACCAACAGGCATGCAGAAATGTACAAGAGTCGCAGGAAGCCTTGCAG tgaTACAAGGCGAGGTGCCATTATTGCCAAtagaatgaatgagagaaacAGCACGCTAGCAAAGAGAAGAGGAGTAACATCTTGA